One Carassius gibelio isolate Cgi1373 ecotype wild population from Czech Republic chromosome A7, carGib1.2-hapl.c, whole genome shotgun sequence DNA window includes the following coding sequences:
- the LOC128017278 gene encoding E3 ubiquitin-protein ligase pellino homolog 1-like, whose protein sequence is MVLEGSSEALCPPPSLELRPSCNKNQPSPPLGSGSQPHDALCPEDKEPIKYGELIVLGHNGSLASGDKGRRRSRLALYKRPKANGVRPDVIHNVSTPLVSKALSNKSQHSISYTLSRSHSVIVEYTHDPNTDMFQIGRSTESMIDFVVTDTASSGGGGQGQGGANGEGGQSAQSTISRYACRIMCERSAPYTARIYAAGFDSSKNIFLGERAAKWRTSDGLMDGLTTNGVLVMHPAGEFVSEPAPGVWREISVCGNVFALRETRSAQQRGKLVENESNMLQDGSLIDLCGATLLWRTPSGLRHTPTLKQLESLRQELNAARPQCPVGFNTLAFPSLAQRATIDKKQPWVYMNCGHVHGYHNWGYRKEKAGSSAMALTGGGGTAPATTGERECPMCRGVGPYVPLWLGCEGGLYLDAGPPTHAFCPCGHVCSEKTVQGWSQIPLPHGTHAFHAACPFCGTWLTGEQGHIKLIFQGPVD, encoded by the exons ATGGTTTTGGAAGGGAGCTCTGAAGCTCTTTGCCCTCCTCCATCCCTGGAGCTGCGCCCATCATGCAACAAGAACCAGCCTTCTCCTCCTCTGGGCTCAGGATCTCAACCCCATGATGCTCTCTGCCCTGAGGACAAGGAGCCCATCAAGTACGGGGAGCTGATTGTACTCGG GCATAATGGTTCGCTAGCTAGCGGGGACAAGGGCCGCAGGAGAAGTCGACTGGCCCTATACAAACGGCCCAAAGCCAATGGCGTCAGACCTGATGTCATCCACAATGTCTCCACACCCCTGGTGTCGAAG gcccTAAGCAACAAAAGCCAGCACAGCATATCCTACACACTGTCCCGGAGTCATTCTGTTATAGTGGAATATACACATGACCCCAACACCGACATGTTTCAG ATCGGCCGTTCTACAGAGAGCATGATAGACTTTGTGGTGACCGACACAGCGAGCAGTGGTGGTGGAGGACAGGGGCAGGGGGGTGCAAATGGAGAGGGAGGACAGTCGGCCCAGAGCACCATCTCCCGCTACGCTTGCCGCATCATGTGTGAGCGTAGTGCTCCCTACACAGCACGGATATATGCAGCGGGCTTTGACTCTTCCAAAAACATCTTCCTCGGG GAGCGAGCTGCTAAATGGAGGACCTCAGATGGTCTGATGGATGGACTAACGACCAATGGGGTGCTGGTGATGCACCCGGCAGGAGAGTTTGTATCTGAACCCGCTCCAGGGGTGTGGAGGGAGATCTCAGTATGTGGGAATGTTTTTGCCCTTCGAGAGACACGGTCCGCCCAGCAGAGAGGAAAACTG GTAGAGAACGAATCAAACATGCTGCAGGATGGTTCTCTCATCGACCTCTGCGGGGCCACTCTGCTTTGGCGAACCCCCAGCGGTCTTCGTCACACCCCGACTCTAAAACAGCTTGAGTCTCTTCGCCAGGAACTAAATGCTGCCCGTCCCCAGTGCCCCGTGGGTTTCAACACGCTCGCCTTCCCCAGCCTGGCACAGCGCGCCACCATCGACAAGAAACAGCCCTGGGTCTATATGAACTGCGGCCATGTGCACGGCTACCACAACTGGGGATATCGTAAGGAGAAAGCGGGATCATCTGCGATGGCATTAACTGGGGGTGGAGGCACAGCTCCGGCTACCACAGGAGAGCGAGAGTGTCCCATGTGCAGAGGGGTGGGCCCTTATGTGCCCCTCTGGCTCGGATGCGAAGGGGGCCTGTATCTGGACGCGGGGCCACCGACACATGCATTCTGCCCTTGTGGTCACGTGTGCTCAGAAAAGACAGTGCAAGGCTGGAGTCAGATCCCATTGCCGCACGGAACGCATGCCTTCCACGCTGCTTGTCCTTTCTGTGGAACATGGCTTACTGGGGAACAAGGCCACATCAAACTCATCTTTCAAGGACCGGTCGACTGA
- the LOC128017280 gene encoding ras-related protein Rab-1B: MNPEYDYLFKLLLIGDSGVGKSCLLLRFADDTYTESYISTIGVDFKIRTIELDGKTIKLQIWDTAGQERFRTITSSYYRGAHGIIVVYDVTDQESYNNVKQWLQEIDRYASENVNKLLVGNKCDLTTKKVVDYTTAKEFADSLAIPFLETSAKNATNVEQAFMTMAAEIKKRMGPGATTGGDKPNLKIESTPVRQSGGGCC; this comes from the exons ATGAATCCAGAATA tGACTACCTTTTCAAACTGCTCCTCATCGGTGACTCTGGAGTCGGGAAGTCGTGTCTGCTGTTGAGATTTGCT GATGACACATACACTGAGAGCTACATCAGCACCATAGGCGTGGACTTCAAGATCCGCACCATTGAACTTGATGGCAAAACCATTAAGCTACAGATT tgggACACTGCGGGGCAAGAAAGGTTTCGAACCATCACCTCGAGTTACTATCGAGGGGCTCACGGTATCATTGTGGTCTATGATGTCACAGATCAG GAATCATATAACAATGTGAAACAGTGGCTACAGGAGATAGACCGCTATGCAAGCGAGAACGTCAACAAGCTGCTAGTGGGGAACAAATGTGACCTCACCACCAAGAAAGTAGTGGACTACACAACAGCCAAG GAATTTGCTGACTCTTTAGCAATCCCCTTCCTTGAGACGAGTGCTAAGAATGCCACGAATGTGGAGCAGGCCTTCATGACAATGGCTGCTGAGATCAAGAAGCGCATGGGGCCTGGAGCGACAACCGGAGGAGACAAGCCCAACCTGAAGATCGAGAGCACTCCTGTGCGGCAGTCTGGCGGCGGCTGCTGTTGA